The segment AAGGTCAGCATAACTGAATTCAGAATTTGTCCGGACAATCTGAGCCCCTGATTCCGTGGCGAAAAATGCGGCAACTGCCATCGCGGGGAATAGAAATTTTCCGATTGTCATAAAGGCTCCATAGAGTGCGGGTAGCGGCTTTGGCACTTTGTACATGAACCGAGCATGGAGCCCATATCCGACCTGCACGGATGGGGGTGAAACAAAGCAATTGCGTCTGCAGAAGTGTGGCGATAGAGACACAGTTCTGCCTTAAGATACAATAAATCGTGGCAGAGCGGGTCATTGACGTTTTTCCGGCGCAGGAGGCCGGGGAGCGCGCTCCGCTCGATACAGTGAATTAGAGGGAGTATCGTTTCTGAATGGCTTACGCTGATCAATCGATGAGTTCGAGCCGTGTGGTAGCGATCGTAGTGGTCGCGTTGCTCCACGCCGTACTCGGATACGCCTTCGTCACCGGACTGGCCTATAACGTGGTCAAGAAGGCGGCTGAGGATCTGAACGTCTTTGACGTCCAAGATGAGCCTCCTCCGCCCGAGGAAGAACCGCCGCCGCCGCCGCCGGATAAGCCGATTGAGCCGCCGCCAGTTGTTGCGCCGCCGCCAATCGTGCAGACGAATGTCGCACCGCCGCCGCCGATTGCCGTTGTGAACACACCGCCGCCGGTCTTTACGCCGACGCCGGTTGCCGCACCGCCTCCGCCGCCTCCGCCGCCGGCTCCGCCGCGCGTCGCGAAGAAGGCAGAGCTTCGATCGGGCTCAATTTCCAACGACGACTATCCGCCGTCCGCACAGCGTGCAGGCGAATCGGGCACGACGACCGCTAGCTATACTATCGGTCCCGATGGCCGCGTTACCGATTGTAACGTGACCGGCTCGAGCGGTTCGTCGATCCTGGATGCCGAAACCTGCAAGCTGATCATCCGTCGTTTCCGCTTCCGCGCTGCGGAAGATGCAAGCGGCGGCAAGGTATCGGAAACCCGCAGCCAGCGCGTCACCTGGCGCCTGCCGGACTGATCCCGACGATTTGATGCATTCGCCAATCGGCATACATATTTGAGAGGAAACTTATCCAGATGTTGATTCAATTCGCAGCAGCCGCGGCCGCCCATGGCGGCGAAAACCCCTATGGCCTGATGGCCGCCCTTGAGCAGGGTGGTACCATCGCTTGGGCGGTCTTCCTCATCCTCTGCGGCATGTCGGTCTTCTCGTTCTACATCATGTTCACCAAGCTGTTCGAACAGCAGAAGATCATCAACCAGTCGAAGCGCGTGCGCACGAGCTTCTGGAACAATCCCAGCCTCAAGGAAGGCGCCGCCAAGCTCGAAAAGAACTCGGCCTACAAGCAGATCGTCGACGATGGTCTGGTTGCCATGGAACAGCACAGCAAGCTGACCGATCCGGTCGAAGCACATGACTGGCTGCACGGTTCGCTCGATCGCAGCCAGGCTGCAATCAACTCGAAGCTCGGCACCGGCCTCGCTTTCCTCGCGACCGTTGGTGCAACCGCACCGTTCATCGGTCTGTTCGGTACCGTTATCGGTATCTACCGCGCACTCATCAAGATCGGTTCGTCGGGTCAGGCGTCGATCGACGTCGTCGCCGGTCCGGTTGGTGAAGCACTCATCATGACCGCGCTTGGTCTCGCCGTGGCAGTTCCGGCCGTGCTCGCCTACAACTGGCTGCAGCGCCGTAACAAGGGCATCGCCGAAGACCTCAACGCCTTCTCGAACGACATCCATGGCTACATGGTTTCGAACGGCGCCGTGAAGCCCAAGGTTGCTGGTCGTCCGGCTCCGGCTGCAGCTGCAAAGCCTGCAACCCCCGCCGCCACCAAGGCCTGATTGTGGCCGGGTGCCGGCCCGTCCGGCGCCCGCCCGCAAGGCGTTTTCGGTGGGAATTCTCGAATTCCCGCCGGAACCTAAGCAGATAGGATCCGAATAGATGGCAATGAGTGCAGGAGGGGGTGGCGGCGACGATACCCCTATGTCCGACATCAACACGACGCCCCTCGTGGACGTTATGCTGGTGCTCCTCATCATCTTCTTGATCGCGGTCCCGGTTGTGATCCAGACGGTTGACGTGAAGCTCCCCGAGGTCATTCATGACCCGACGACCACGAAGCCGGAAAACGTTTCGCTTACCGTGCGCTCCGGCGCGAACGGTGAATGCGAAGTGTTTTGGAATCTGACCAAGGTCAGCTCTGAAGAACTGCTCAACCGGGCAGTCGACAAGCTGAAGGCTGAGATCGAGAAGAAGGGCGGTATCGAGAACTTTACGGCCGAAGATATGCCTGAAGCGCATATCCGTGGTGACGTGAGCACTCCGTATCGCTGCATCGGCGGCACGATCTTCACGATGCAGATGGCAGGTTACTCGCGCGTTGGCTTCATTTCGCAGCCTCCCGCAGGTAGCTTCGTCCAGAAGCGTCTGTGACGGTCAGAGTTTGAGGAGTAAGCCGATATGGCAATGAGCGGTGGCCGCGACGACGGCGAACCGATGATGGAAATGAACACGACGCCGCTTATCGACGTCATGCTCGTTCTCCTCATCATGTTCATCATCACCATTCCGATTCAGACGCACGCTGTGAAGATCGACCTTCCGGTCGACGATCCCAACGCGCGGCAGAATCCTCCCCCGATCCAGCCGGACAAGAACAAGATCACCATCGACGCCGCTGGCACCATCAGCTGGAACGGCAGCCCGATCGACCGGGTTACGCTGCGCCAGTACCTTGATCGCACCAAGGTGATGGAACCCGAGCCCGAGCTGCACTTCCAGCCCGACGCTCAGGCGCGCTACGATGTGGTCGACCAGGTTCTGGCGATCATCAAGAAGTCCGAAGTTACCAAGATGGGCTTCGTCGGCAACGAACAGTACCGCACCTGGTAATCTGTTCAGCCGCAGGTAACGAAAAAGGGCGGTCCCTCGGGACCGCCCTTTTTTATTGTCGTGATGGCTTTTAGCCGCTGCTCGGTCCGCGTGCCCCGGGCGGTGCGGCGTCAGCCCTCGAACAGCTTGTAGGCGACGATCCAGAGGCCATAGACAAGAGCCCCGACCACCACCGTGGCCAGGATCATGATGTCAGGCTGGAACAGGTCGGAACGCTTCATAGTTTCTCGTATAAATGGGGCGGGTTAACGGGGAGGCTGGAACCCCCCGGCACCAGTTCAGGGCACAGCATAACCCTTTTGCCCGACTAATGTGTTTCGCCAAGTTAACCAAAGATTATCGCGTGGCGATTTTTGCCCGGTCCATCGCATTATATCGTGGAACGAGGCGCAATCAGGCACAAAAAGAGGCGGCCGAGCCTTGCGCCCAGCCGCCTGTGCGGATCGGTGATGGGGCGGCGCTTAGGCCACCATGTCGCTGAACTGAAGCCGGGCAAGGCGCGCATAAAGCCCGCCCTGCGCCGCGAGCGTTTCGTGATTGCCCTGTTCGACGATGCGCCCCTCGTTCATCACGATGATGCGATCGGCCGCGCGCACCGTAGCGAGCCGGTGCGCGATGACGATCGTCGTGCGATCGCGCATCAGCCGTTCGAGCGCGTCCTGAACAAGACGCTCGGACTCTGCATCGAGCGCCGATGTCGCCTCGTCGAGCAGCAGCACGGGCGCATCGCGCAAGATGGCACGGGCAATCGCCAGGCGCTGGCGCTGGCCGCCTGAAAGCCGCGCGCCGCCTTCGCCCATGAAGGTGTCGAGCCCTTGCGGCAGCTTGCGCAGGAACTCGGCGGCATTGGCCGCCTCGGCGGCGGCCCAAAGCGCTTCATCATCGGCATCCCAGCGGCCGTAGCGCAGATTGTCGCGGGCGGAGGCGGCGAAGATCACGGTTTCCTGCGGCACCATCGCCATGCGGCTGCGCACCTCGGCAGGGTCGGCCTCGGGCAGCGCCACGCCGTCGACGCGCACAACTCCGCCCGCGGGGTCGTAGAAGCGCTGGATCATCTGGAACAGCGTCGACTTGCCGGCGCCCGAGGGGCCGACAACGGCGACGGTTTCGCCCGGCGCGATGGTCAGTGAGAAATCCTCAAGCGCGCTCACATCGGGGCGCGTCGGATAATGGAAGGTGACGTGATCGAACTCGATCAGCCCAAGCGGAGGCTGGGGCAGGGGGCGCGGATGCGCAGGCGCTGCGATCTCGGGCTGTTCGGCGAGCAGTTCGGCCAGCCGCCCGGCGGCACCCGCACCGCGCACCAGATCGCCGTAGACTTCGGTGAGCGCGCCGAGCGCCCCGGCGACGAGCGCGCCGGTCAGGACGAAGGCGGCGATCGTGCCGCTCGACAAGGTGCCCGATGCGACGTCGAGCGCGCCCTTCCACATCACCATGGTGATCGATCCGAACACCAGCGAGATGACGATGGCGGTCAGGATCGACCGCAGGCGGATGCGGCGGCGTGCGGCGGCGAACGCCTCTTCCACCGTGCTGCCAAAGCGTTCGGCCTCGCGGGGTTCCTGCCCAAAGGCCTGGACGATCTTCATCGCGCCCAATGTTTCGGAGACGGTGGCGCCGACATCGGCGATGCGGTCCTGGCTCTTGCGCGAAATATCGCGCAGGCGGCGGCCGATGAAGAAGATCGGCAGGATGATCGCGGGAATGCCGAGCAGCAGCAGCGCGGTGAGCGTCGGCGCGAGCGTGAAGAGATAGATGATCCCGCCAACCGCCATCACGGCGTTGCGCAGTGCGACCGAAACCGTTGTCCCGACGATCTGTTCGATCACCGTCGTGTCGGAGGTGAGGCGCGAGGCGATTTCGGAGGGGCGATTTTCCTCGAAGAAGCGGGGAGCAAGGCGCAGCAAATTGCGCTGGACCATGATGCGGATATCCGCGACCACGCGTTCACCAAGCCAGGACACGAAATAGAAACGCAGCGCGGTTGCGATGGCGAGCACCGCCACGATCAGCAGCAAATAGCGGAAATGCAGGCTGACATCGCCACCGCCGCTGGCCGAAAAACCGTTGTCGACGACGCGCTTGAACCCCGCCGGGATCGCAAGCGTCGCGCTTGCCGCCGTCAGCAGCGCAAGCGCCGCCGCCGCGATCTTGCCGGGGTAGCGTGCCGCCACCCGCCAAATCATTGACAGATTGCCGAGTTTCCGTCCGGCGGTGTTCTTTTCGTCTGCGCTGGTCGCCATGGGGTGCGCCTAGCCGATTTTGCCGGGACGTTAAATCTCCTGAATGATCGAAATGCGCTGATTGCCAGCTTTCCGTTACGGCATCTGTGAGTTTTGGCAGGGTGATGCCAATTTCGATTACGCAGTTGCGAAATTGGCATGCAATCCTCTTTTGCAATGCGGAAAAATTGGGTTAGTCTGACGCCGATAATGAGGGATGCCCGGCGGCAGATCGGGAACAATTATGGGTTGTCATGCTCTATAACGCCTATGAACTGCAGCGTTCGCTGCTCGCCGGTGCCAGTGCCTTCGCCAATATCGGGGCGGAGTTCTTCCAGAACCCGGCCAACCCCTTTGCCTATTTCGGCGGTGGTCCGGTGCTTGCGTCCGCGCTCGATGTGTTCGCACATGCAGCAGCGCCGCGTGGCAAGCCCGGCTTTGGCCTGCTCGAAACCGAGGTGGATGGAAAGGCCGTCACGGTTTTCGAGGAAATCGTTCTGCAAAAGCCCTTCGGCCAATTGAAGCGCTTCACGCGCGAGGGGATTGAGGGGTCGCCCAAGCTGCTGATCGTGGCGCCGATGTCGGGCCATTATGCCACGCTGCTGCGCGGCACGGTCGAACGCATGCTGCCCAAGCATGAAGTGTATATTACCGACTGGCGCGACGCGAAGCTGGTTCCCCGGTCGGAAGGGCGGTTCGATCTCGACGATTATATCGATTACATCATCGCCTTTCTCGAAGAGATCGGCCCCGGCGCGCATATGCTCGCCGTCTGCCAGCCTTCGGTGCCCGCTTATGCTGCGGCGGCGATCATGGCGAAGCAGAACCATCCCTGCCGCCCGAAAACGCTGACCATGATGGGCGGCCCGGTCGACACGCGCGAGGCGCCGACGGCGGTGAACACGCTGGCCACCGAACGGCCTTTCTCGTGGTTCGAACAGAATGTGATCGCGACCGTCCCGATGCATTATCCGGGCGGTGGGCGTCAGGTATATCCCGGCTTCCTGCAGCTTGCCGGTTTCATGTCGATGAACCTCGGCAACCATCTGATGAGCCATTGGGAGATGTTCAAGCATCTGGTGCAAGGCGACGATGAAAGCGCGGAGGCGACCAAGGCCTTTTACGAGGAATATCGCTCGGTCTGCGACATGACGGCGGAATTCTATCTGCAGACGATCGACGCAGTGTTCCAGCGTCATCTGCTGCCGCAGGGCCAGTTCTATCATCGCGGCGTGCGGGTCGATCCTGCCGATATGAAGGATATCGGCCTGCTCGCGGTCGAGGGCGAGCGCGACGATATTTCGGGGATCGGGCAGACCAAGGCCGCGCTCACGCTCGCGACCAAGCTGCCCGCCAAGCACAAGAAATATCATCTTGCCCCCGATGTTGGCCATTACGGCATCTTCAACGGCAGCAAATGGCGCAACAAGATCGCGCCGATTGTCGAAGACTGGATCGCCACGCACAATTGAACGGCGCGGGGAGCGCGGCTTCCCGCCCTTTCGTCTTTGTATCGCTCAGGTGACGATGCCGCTTGAGCCGGGCTCAGGGGGCGTCTATCGCGCCGTCATGAGCGCATCCGATACACCCGCCCATGCTTCCGCCGAGGACGCCGATACCGCCCGCGCCATTCGCGAAATCGCGGAACGCCTGACGGCCCCCGGGGGCAATCCGGTTGCCCGCGCGCGCGCCTGGGTGGAAAAGGTGATCCCCGAGGCGCAGCGCGGGCCGGGCTGGGACCGGCACTGGCGCGAGCTTGAGGCCTATGCCGAATCCGCGGCGATCTGGGCGCCCGAGGACGGCGCGGCACCGCACGTGGACGCGTTTGAAGATGAAGATGAGGACGGCGACGAGGATTGATCCTGTCGCCTGTTTTCCGGGTTCAGTGGAGCATCAGTCAATGACCCCCGTCGAACGCGCTGCGCGCGCCATGTATGATGTCGTCTCCCCCGACTGGGCGTGGGACGATCCCGATGCAGAGTTGCTGCGGCGGATGTACCGCGCCAATGCCCGTGCGGCGCTCGGTGCGCTGCGCGAGGCAAGCGCCGGGATGCGGCAGGCGGGCGGCGATCATCTCGAAGGCGCCCAGGCCTCGGCCGAAAGCCTGTGGATCGTCATGCTCGACGCGGCGCTGGCCGAGGGCGACTAAGCCCCCGGCTTCGCGGCCAAGATCAGGCCAGCACCCCGCCGTCGAGCGCCCTGGCGCGCACGCCCAGCCGGTCGAGCAGGGGGAGGCTGCGGACAACCTCGCCGCTGAGGTCCGCCGCGGGGCGGTGGCAGAGCTGCAACGCGGCCTCGACCATCGTCTCCACGGGCTCGACATGATCGCGGTCATCCCAGCCGCCAACCGCCAGCGCGCCCTCGCTGGCAACCGCGCCGACCGGGGCCAGCACGTTGACCGCGATTCCGCTGCCGGCAAGCTCGACCGCCCAGCCGGCCGTCAGCCGGTTCATCGCGGCCTTCGACGCGCCGTAAAGGGTGGCGTATCCATTTTTGTTGAACTGGAATGCGCGGTCTTCGGCGTCGTACGGCGCGGTGGGGGGCAGGTCGGATGCGCCGCTGCCGATGTTGAGGATCCAGCCTTGCCCCCGCGCCTTCATATGGGGGAGCGCCTGTTGCGACAGGTCCTGCGGCGCGAAGAGGTTCATCTGGAACGCGAGGTGCATCTGCTTGGGTGTCGCCTCGGTGATCGGCACGAACCGCGCCCAGGCGGCGTTGTTGACCAGAATGTCGAGCCCGCCGAAATGCGCGACCGTTTCGGCGACGATATTGGCGCGGTCTTCCGGATCGGCGATATTGGCCTGGATCATCAGGCAGCGGCCGCCCTGCGCCTCGATCTGCTCGGCGGTCTGCCGCAGGCTGCCCTCGATCTTGTCGCTCGGCTCAATGGTGCGCGCGACGATCGCGACATCGGCACCCTCCGCCGAAAAGCGCCGCGAGATGGCCGCCCCGATACCCCGGCTCGCGCCGGTGATGATGGCGACCTTGCCTGTCAAAAGACCCATGAGTGCATCCCTCTCCATAGATGAATTTTGTTCTGTGAGAGTAAAATTGCACTGAGGTCCAAATTTGTAAATTGGCAAAATGTGGGGCGGGCGCTGGAAGAATGTGGGGCGGGCGCTGGAAGGATGTGCGTCTGGTGCGCGCAATCCGGACGGAAACAGTCCATTAATAGGCGCTATGTGAGGCAGGGGAGCAAGGGGGAGAACTGGTAGCTTACAACTCGTACGAAGATGTTCATTCCCATCGAGGTTTTAGCTCAAACAACAAAAATGGCCGTGGAGGTGATAATGGAGGATGCGTTTTGGAAGGAGTTGAAAAACAGACCTGGCTTCGACTGGCTCATCGAAGCTAGGCGCTACTTGCACGCCGCTGAAATTCTGCGCGCCAGCGCAGAGTACCGGCGGGGCGTGATAATGACGCCACCGCTCCACCTTCTCGCCCATGGCACCGAATTGCTCCTCAAAGCTAACCTAATCACAGCCGACCCTACTGCAACTGACGTCCGATCATTCGGGCATGACATTTGGAAACTCTGGAACGACATAAGAAGCGCGCAACTTCGGGTTGATCTTCTGAAAGCCGCTGATGAGGAATGGGAGGCAGCAAAAATGAGTGAGGAATGGCAGGGCGCTTTCAATGAAGACAGCGGAGTTCTTTTTAAGGAATACCTCAAACGCCTGAGCGAGCTTCATACCAAAGAGATAGACTACGCTCTCCGTTATGTCCGCCCAGAGGAAACAGAAGCGCCTAAACCACACATGCTTGGACCGGCCATGTATCGCGTCGCGGATCAATATGTTCGCGCTATGGCGCAGGCGCGCCGTCTATAGGCGCGAATTTACATGGAGTTTTAGAAAAATTACGTAGATCAGATATGGCAGCGATCTGTCGTTCACGCACATCAACGAAGGCATGGCCGCTGCCCGGCCGCCTAGAATATCTCGAACAAGCCCGCAGCGCCCTGGCCACCGCCGATGCACATGGTGACGACGGCATATTTCGCGCCGCGTCGCTTGCCTTCGATCAGCGCGTGGCCGGTCATCCGCGCGCCCGACATGCCATAGGGGTGCCCGATCGAGATCGCGCCGCCGTTCACGTTCATCAGGTCATTGGGGATGCCCAGCGTGTCGCGGCAGTAAATAACCTGCACGGCAAAGGCCTCGTTGAGTTCCCACAGGCCGATATCGTCCATCTTGAGGCGAAAACGCTGGAGCAGCTTGGGGATGGCGAAGACCGGGCCGATCCCCATTTCGTCGGGCTCGGTGCCCGCAACCGCCATGCCGACATAGCGGCCAAGCGGGGTGAGCCCGCGCTTTTCGGCGGTGCGCGCTTCCATCACGACACAGGCGGCCGATCCGTCGGACAACTGGCTGGCATTGCCCGCGGTGATCGTCATGCCGGGGCCCATGACGGGCGGCAGCGCGGCAAGCCCCTCCGCCGTCGTGTCCGGGCGGTTGCCCTCGTCCTTCGCAAGCGTCACCTGCTGGTGGCTGACTTGCTTGGTCGCCTTGTCGACCACCGCCATCGTCGCGGTGACGGGGATGATCTCGTCGTCGAACTTGCCTGCGGCTTGTGCGGCGGCGGTGCGCTGTTGCGACTGGAGGGCATAGATATCCTGTGCCTCGCGCCCGATATTGTAGCGCTTCGCCACCACCTCGGCGGTGCCGAGCATCGGCATGTAGATGTCCTTGTGCATCGCCACTAGCTCGGGGTCGGGCGCAAGGCGCATCTCGGGCGTCTGGACGAGCGAGATCGATTCCACCCCGCCGCCGACGACGATGTCCATATTGTCGGTGATCACCTGCTTGGCGGCGGTGGCGATCGCCATCAGCCCCGAGGCGCATTGCCGGTCGACCGACATTCCCGCCACGCTGACCGGCAGCCCGGCGCGCAGCAGCGACGTGCGCGCGATATTGCCCGCCTGATGCCCCTGTTGCAGCGCGGCGCCGAAGATCACATCGTCCACCTCGGCCGGATCTAGCCCTGCGCGCTCCACCGCCGCGCGGATCGCATGCGCGGCAAGCGTGGGGGCAGGCAACGCGTTGAACGCGCCGCGATAGGCGCGGCCGATCGGCGTGCGGGCGGTGGAGACGATGACGGCGTCGCGCATGTTCAATTCCTTCCAGGCGTCAGATTCAGATGAAGAACTGGACGATCCATTCGGCGACGAGCGCGGGCTTGTCCTCGCCCTCGATCTCGACGGTGAATTCGAGCGTCTGCTGAAACTGGCCGGGGCGCTTTTCGGCGAGTTCGATCAGCGTGAATACGCCGCGCACGCGCTTGCCCGAGCGCACCGGGGTGAGGAACCGTACCTTGTTGCCGCCATAATTCACGCCCATGCGAATGCCGCCGCACTGCGGCGCATCCGACATTTCGTAAAGCCGGGGGAACAGCGAAAGCGTCAGGAAGCCATGTGCGATCGTGCCGCGAAACGGCGTCTGCGCCGCGCGTTCGGGATCGACATGGATGAACTGGTGATCGCCCGTGGCATCGGCAAAGGCGTTGATCATCGGCTGATCGATGGTCAGCCAGTCCGACGTGCCGATCACCTGGCCCGCCATTGCCTTCATGTCC is part of the Sphingomonas sp. C3-2 genome and harbors:
- a CDS encoding biopolymer transporter ExbD, translating into MAMSGGRDDGEPMMEMNTTPLIDVMLVLLIMFIITIPIQTHAVKIDLPVDDPNARQNPPPIQPDKNKITIDAAGTISWNGSPIDRVTLRQYLDRTKVMEPEPELHFQPDAQARYDVVDQVLAIIKKSEVTKMGFVGNEQYRTW
- a CDS encoding biopolymer transporter ExbD — translated: MAMSAGGGGGDDTPMSDINTTPLVDVMLVLLIIFLIAVPVVIQTVDVKLPEVIHDPTTTKPENVSLTVRSGANGECEVFWNLTKVSSEELLNRAVDKLKAEIEKKGGIENFTAEDMPEAHIRGDVSTPYRCIGGTIFTMQMAGYSRVGFISQPPAGSFVQKRL
- a CDS encoding MaoC family dehydratase, whose amino-acid sequence is MKTVSVEDMKAMAGQVIGTSDWLTIDQPMINAFADATGDHQFIHVDPERAAQTPFRGTIAHGFLTLSLFPRLYEMSDAPQCGGIRMGVNYGGNKVRFLTPVRSGKRVRGVFTLIELAEKRPGQFQQTLEFTVEIEGEDKPALVAEWIVQFFI
- a CDS encoding acetyl-CoA C-acyltransferase, with product MRDAVIVSTARTPIGRAYRGAFNALPAPTLAAHAIRAAVERAGLDPAEVDDVIFGAALQQGHQAGNIARTSLLRAGLPVSVAGMSVDRQCASGLMAIATAAKQVITDNMDIVVGGGVESISLVQTPEMRLAPDPELVAMHKDIYMPMLGTAEVVAKRYNIGREAQDIYALQSQQRTAAAQAAGKFDDEIIPVTATMAVVDKATKQVSHQQVTLAKDEGNRPDTTAEGLAALPPVMGPGMTITAGNASQLSDGSAACVVMEARTAEKRGLTPLGRYVGMAVAGTEPDEMGIGPVFAIPKLLQRFRLKMDDIGLWELNEAFAVQVIYCRDTLGIPNDLMNVNGGAISIGHPYGMSGARMTGHALIEGKRRGAKYAVVTMCIGGGQGAAGLFEIF
- a CDS encoding ABC transporter transmembrane domain-containing protein yields the protein MATSADEKNTAGRKLGNLSMIWRVAARYPGKIAAAALALLTAASATLAIPAGFKRVVDNGFSASGGGDVSLHFRYLLLIVAVLAIATALRFYFVSWLGERVVADIRIMVQRNLLRLAPRFFEENRPSEIASRLTSDTTVIEQIVGTTVSVALRNAVMAVGGIIYLFTLAPTLTALLLLGIPAIILPIFFIGRRLRDISRKSQDRIADVGATVSETLGAMKIVQAFGQEPREAERFGSTVEEAFAAARRRIRLRSILTAIVISLVFGSITMVMWKGALDVASGTLSSGTIAAFVLTGALVAGALGALTEVYGDLVRGAGAAGRLAELLAEQPEIAAPAHPRPLPQPPLGLIEFDHVTFHYPTRPDVSALEDFSLTIAPGETVAVVGPSGAGKSTLFQMIQRFYDPAGGVVRVDGVALPEADPAEVRSRMAMVPQETVIFAASARDNLRYGRWDADDEALWAAAEAANAAEFLRKLPQGLDTFMGEGGARLSGGQRQRLAIARAILRDAPVLLLDEATSALDAESERLVQDALERLMRDRTTIVIAHRLATVRAADRIIVMNEGRIVEQGNHETLAAQGGLYARLARLQFSDMVA
- a CDS encoding polyhydroxyalkanoate depolymerase; amino-acid sequence: MLYNAYELQRSLLAGASAFANIGAEFFQNPANPFAYFGGGPVLASALDVFAHAAAPRGKPGFGLLETEVDGKAVTVFEEIVLQKPFGQLKRFTREGIEGSPKLLIVAPMSGHYATLLRGTVERMLPKHEVYITDWRDAKLVPRSEGRFDLDDYIDYIIAFLEEIGPGAHMLAVCQPSVPAYAAAAIMAKQNHPCRPKTLTMMGGPVDTREAPTAVNTLATERPFSWFEQNVIATVPMHYPGGGRQVYPGFLQLAGFMSMNLGNHLMSHWEMFKHLVQGDDESAEATKAFYEEYRSVCDMTAEFYLQTIDAVFQRHLLPQGQFYHRGVRVDPADMKDIGLLAVEGERDDISGIGQTKAALTLATKLPAKHKKYHLAPDVGHYGIFNGSKWRNKIAPIVEDWIATHN
- a CDS encoding energy transducer TonB → MAYADQSMSSSRVVAIVVVALLHAVLGYAFVTGLAYNVVKKAAEDLNVFDVQDEPPPPEEEPPPPPPDKPIEPPPVVAPPPIVQTNVAPPPPIAVVNTPPPVFTPTPVAAPPPPPPPPAPPRVAKKAELRSGSISNDDYPPSAQRAGESGTTTASYTIGPDGRVTDCNVTGSSGSSILDAETCKLIIRRFRFRAAEDASGGKVSETRSQRVTWRLPD
- a CDS encoding SDR family NAD(P)-dependent oxidoreductase, with protein sequence MGLLTGKVAIITGASRGIGAAISRRFSAEGADVAIVARTIEPSDKIEGSLRQTAEQIEAQGGRCLMIQANIADPEDRANIVAETVAHFGGLDILVNNAAWARFVPITEATPKQMHLAFQMNLFAPQDLSQQALPHMKARGQGWILNIGSGASDLPPTAPYDAEDRAFQFNKNGYATLYGASKAAMNRLTAGWAVELAGSGIAVNVLAPVGAVASEGALAVGGWDDRDHVEPVETMVEAALQLCHRPAADLSGEVVRSLPLLDRLGVRARALDGGVLA
- a CDS encoding MotA/TolQ/ExbB proton channel family protein, yielding MLIQFAAAAAAHGGENPYGLMAALEQGGTIAWAVFLILCGMSVFSFYIMFTKLFEQQKIINQSKRVRTSFWNNPSLKEGAAKLEKNSAYKQIVDDGLVAMEQHSKLTDPVEAHDWLHGSLDRSQAAINSKLGTGLAFLATVGATAPFIGLFGTVIGIYRALIKIGSSGQASIDVVAGPVGEALIMTALGLAVAVPAVLAYNWLQRRNKGIAEDLNAFSNDIHGYMVSNGAVKPKVAGRPAPAAAAKPATPAATKA